Proteins from a genomic interval of Ensifer canadensis:
- a CDS encoding ABC transporter ATP-binding protein → MADLILDNLSINYGSYNAVSEVSLTIPKGEFLTLLGPSGCGKSTTLFAISGLNHATSGAIRMGNRVLFDGKTKTVVPPEQRNIGLVFQSYALWPHMSVAENLAFPLKLRKIGRAEQDKRIKEALELVEMAKFAERYPFELSGGQQQRVALARALVYRPGLLLLDEPLSNLDAKLRERARVWLRELQERLGVTTVYVTHDQAEALAVSDRIAVMDTGRIRQLGTPKEIYETPADAFVADFIGSSNFLTGTVVDRAAGIANVRLEDGTMIKANTGRNGADEKVVIAVRPERLQIVGSAGENVVQATVQGGSYLGSVYQYELTGAGSTFRVQTAREVADKHVFVYVPPEASTLFAAQSRPQA, encoded by the coding sequence ATGGCTGATCTCATCCTCGACAACCTCTCCATCAACTACGGCTCCTACAATGCCGTCAGCGAAGTCTCGCTGACCATTCCGAAGGGCGAGTTCCTGACGCTGCTCGGCCCCTCCGGCTGCGGCAAGTCGACGACGCTTTTTGCAATTTCCGGACTGAACCACGCGACATCGGGCGCAATCCGCATGGGCAATCGCGTGCTCTTCGACGGCAAGACCAAAACGGTGGTGCCGCCGGAACAGCGCAACATCGGGCTCGTCTTTCAAAGCTACGCGCTTTGGCCGCATATGTCGGTGGCGGAAAACCTCGCCTTCCCGCTGAAACTGCGCAAGATCGGCCGCGCCGAGCAGGACAAGCGCATAAAGGAAGCGCTTGAACTGGTCGAGATGGCCAAATTCGCCGAGCGTTACCCCTTCGAGCTTTCCGGCGGCCAGCAGCAGCGCGTGGCGCTCGCGCGCGCACTCGTCTATCGACCGGGCCTGCTTTTGCTTGACGAACCGTTGTCCAACCTCGATGCGAAGCTGCGCGAGCGCGCCCGTGTCTGGTTGCGCGAGCTTCAGGAACGTCTCGGCGTCACGACCGTCTACGTGACCCACGATCAGGCGGAAGCGCTTGCGGTTTCCGACCGCATCGCGGTGATGGACACGGGGCGTATCCGCCAACTCGGCACCCCGAAGGAAATCTACGAGACGCCGGCCGATGCCTTCGTCGCCGACTTCATCGGCTCCTCGAACTTCCTGACAGGTACCGTGGTCGATCGCGCCGCCGGCATCGCCAATGTTCGCCTCGAAGACGGAACGATGATCAAGGCGAACACCGGCCGGAACGGTGCTGACGAAAAAGTCGTGATTGCCGTGCGTCCGGAGCGGCTGCAGATCGTCGGCAGCGCCGGTGAAAACGTCGTACAGGCAACCGTTCAGGGCGGCTCCTATCTCGGCTCCGTCTATCAGTACGAGCTGACAGGCGCCGGCAGCACCTTCCGCGTCCAGACCGCGCGCGAGGTCGCCGACAAGCATGTCTTCGTCTATGTGCCGCCGGAAGCCTCGACGCTGTTTGCCGCGCAATCCCGGCCGCAGGCCTGA
- a CDS encoding HpcH/HpaI aldolase/citrate lyase family protein, producing MMLRSLLYVPGSSPRFLEKAHERGADAIIIDLEDAVAANEKDAARAALARTVPMVGQRGAAVIVRINTHDETTMLADASAACEAGALALYIPKVSSPEVLHQLDRHLEPLESAANRPPMRFAPLIEDPAGLLNATSIATGPRVFALSAGGEDLATSMGAQPTPEVLRIPKLMIHYAAKAAGVLSFGLLRSTADYADKTALAAAISEAKDFGFDGATCIHPSVVSLLNDGFAPSAEELDRARRLIAAADAAAQAGIGAFTFEGKFVDLPIVTRARALIARSSG from the coding sequence ATGATGCTGCGCTCGCTACTTTATGTTCCCGGCAGTTCGCCCCGCTTTCTGGAAAAGGCCCACGAACGCGGCGCCGATGCCATTATCATCGACCTCGAGGACGCGGTCGCCGCCAACGAGAAGGACGCGGCAAGGGCGGCCCTTGCCCGAACCGTGCCGATGGTTGGCCAGAGGGGCGCTGCGGTGATCGTGCGGATCAACACCCATGACGAAACGACGATGCTGGCCGACGCCAGTGCGGCCTGCGAGGCCGGCGCACTGGCGCTCTACATTCCCAAGGTGTCTTCGCCTGAAGTCCTGCATCAACTCGATCGGCACCTGGAGCCGCTGGAATCGGCCGCGAACCGGCCGCCGATGCGGTTTGCGCCGCTGATCGAAGATCCCGCGGGATTGCTCAACGCCACGTCGATCGCCACAGGCCCGCGGGTCTTCGCCTTGTCGGCTGGTGGCGAGGACCTTGCGACATCCATGGGCGCCCAGCCGACGCCTGAGGTTTTGCGCATACCGAAGCTGATGATCCACTACGCCGCGAAGGCCGCCGGCGTCCTCTCCTTCGGCCTGCTGCGCAGCACGGCCGACTATGCCGACAAGACGGCATTGGCCGCAGCCATCAGTGAAGCCAAGGACTTCGGTTTCGACGGCGCCACCTGCATTCACCCGAGCGTGGTCTCGCTGCTGAACGACGGCTTCGCGCCTTCCGCGGAAGAACTCGACCGCGCCCGCCGCCTGATCGCCGCTGCTGATGCCGCCGCGCAGGCCGGGATCGGCGCCTTCACCTTCGAAGGCAAATTCGTCGACCTGCCGATCGTCACGCGCGCTCGCGCATTGATCGCCCGCTCCTCCGGCTGA
- a CDS encoding CaiB/BaiF CoA transferase family protein, whose protein sequence is MTKEPKSFDAAAKGPLDGIRVVDLSRLVAGNMLSLQLGDFGADVIKVEPPVGDPLRDWRDGGSSLYWKTYGRNKRSVMLNLREPAAMGAMLKLLDTADVFIENFRPGTLEEMGMAPETLLASNPDLIVVRISGFGQTGPYATLPGFGTLVEAMSGFAARTGFPDREPVLPPLALADMIAGIYGSSAVSMALLARQRGTARGQVIDLSLLEPMFSVLGPEAAIYKTTGKIKERVGSGSNTTSPRNVYRCADGKYVALSGSTQAVAKRIFEIIGRPEMITDPRFATNTDRVRNRPLVDEAVSAWFATRERDDALDVMRRAGATVGPVYNIADAFSDAHFIEREVFTEVEDREHGSLPMHNILPRMSATPGVWRNPAPALGENTRDVLNEVGLSTDEIDLIMGGRTE, encoded by the coding sequence ATGACCAAGGAACCCAAAAGCTTCGACGCCGCCGCCAAAGGCCCGCTTGACGGCATTCGCGTCGTCGATCTGTCGCGGCTGGTCGCGGGCAACATGCTGTCGCTGCAGCTCGGCGATTTCGGTGCCGACGTCATCAAGGTGGAGCCGCCGGTCGGCGACCCCTTGCGCGACTGGCGCGACGGCGGAAGCTCGCTCTATTGGAAGACCTATGGCCGCAACAAGCGCTCGGTCATGCTCAACCTTCGCGAACCGGCTGCGATGGGTGCCATGCTCAAGCTGCTCGACACGGCGGATGTGTTCATCGAGAACTTCCGCCCGGGCACGCTCGAGGAGATGGGCATGGCGCCGGAGACGCTGCTTGCCAGCAATCCCGACCTGATCGTCGTGCGCATTTCCGGCTTCGGTCAGACCGGTCCTTACGCCACCCTGCCGGGGTTCGGCACGCTGGTGGAAGCGATGAGCGGATTTGCCGCCCGCACCGGCTTTCCCGATCGGGAACCGGTACTGCCGCCGTTGGCACTCGCCGACATGATCGCCGGCATCTACGGATCTTCGGCTGTCAGCATGGCGCTGCTGGCGCGCCAGCGCGGCACGGCGCGCGGGCAGGTCATCGACCTGTCGCTGCTGGAGCCGATGTTCTCGGTGCTCGGACCGGAGGCCGCGATCTACAAGACGACCGGCAAGATCAAGGAACGGGTCGGCAGTGGCTCCAACACGACATCGCCACGCAACGTCTATCGATGCGCCGACGGCAAATACGTCGCGCTGTCCGGCTCCACCCAGGCGGTTGCCAAACGTATCTTCGAGATCATCGGCCGTCCCGAAATGATCACCGATCCGCGCTTTGCCACCAATACCGACCGGGTCCGCAACCGGCCGCTGGTCGACGAGGCCGTCAGTGCCTGGTTTGCGACGAGGGAGCGCGACGATGCACTCGACGTCATGCGCCGGGCCGGTGCAACGGTCGGGCCGGTCTACAACATCGCCGATGCCTTCAGCGACGCGCATTTCATCGAGCGCGAGGTTTTTACCGAAGTGGAGGATCGTGAGCACGGGTCCCTGCCCATGCACAACATCCTGCCGCGGATGTCGGCGACCCCCGGCGTCTGGCGCAACCCGGCACCGGCGCTTGGCGAAAACACCCGCGACGTCCTCAACGAAGTCGGCCTGTCGACCGACGAAATCGACCTGATCATGGGGGGAAGAACCGAATGA
- a CDS encoding hydroxyacid dehydrogenase: MSDFPTAESHTNRKWRVLVTHNRIAESAVALLNAHDCDVFFSPPYDAPDVVAARAADLGVDAIMVRQGQINEAVIAASPKLKVIVKHGVGVDNVDIQAAADRGIPVLRSMGSNARAVAEHTIALSLALIKEIAPLTAAVKGGQWPKPTFMGRDIAGTLMGLIGYGSIGRETAAMAHALGMDVIVYDPHAAATLAQGNITAIDDVDELVARADIVSLHCPLTAETRHLIDARRLALMKPTSFIVNTARGGIIDEAALAVALRDRRIAGAALDSFAAEPPAADNPLWASPLVLATPHIGGVTHGSSKAMAEIAARHIISVLNGQAPDAFSLATPQSLGLRKATA, translated from the coding sequence GTGTCCGATTTCCCGACTGCCGAGAGCCATACAAACCGCAAATGGCGCGTCCTTGTAACCCACAACAGGATTGCCGAGAGCGCCGTCGCGCTGCTCAACGCCCATGACTGCGACGTCTTCTTTTCTCCACCCTACGACGCCCCCGATGTCGTTGCCGCACGCGCCGCCGATCTCGGCGTCGACGCAATCATGGTCCGCCAGGGCCAGATCAACGAGGCCGTCATAGCCGCGTCCCCGAAGCTGAAAGTCATCGTCAAACATGGCGTCGGCGTCGACAATGTCGATATCCAGGCCGCCGCCGATCGCGGCATACCCGTGTTGCGCTCGATGGGCTCGAACGCGCGCGCAGTCGCCGAACACACGATCGCGCTTTCGCTGGCGCTGATCAAGGAGATCGCACCGCTGACCGCGGCGGTCAAAGGCGGCCAATGGCCGAAACCGACCTTCATGGGGCGCGACATCGCCGGCACCCTCATGGGCCTCATCGGCTATGGCTCGATCGGCCGCGAGACAGCGGCCATGGCGCACGCACTCGGCATGGACGTCATCGTCTACGATCCGCATGCCGCAGCGACACTCGCTCAGGGGAACATAACCGCCATCGACGACGTCGACGAGCTTGTCGCCCGCGCCGACATCGTCAGCCTGCATTGCCCTTTGACGGCGGAGACTCGCCACCTGATCGATGCCCGTCGCCTGGCGCTGATGAAGCCGACGTCCTTCATCGTCAACACCGCCCGCGGCGGCATCATCGACGAGGCGGCGCTCGCCGTCGCCCTGCGCGACAGGCGTATAGCGGGTGCCGCGCTCGACAGCTTCGCAGCCGAACCGCCGGCTGCCGACAACCCGCTCTGGGCCTCGCCGCTGGTGCTGGCGACGCCCCACATCGGTGGCGTCACCCACGGCTCATCGAAAGCGATGGCCGAAATTGCCGCGCGCCACATCATCAGCGTCCTCAACGGCCAAGCGCCTGATGCCTTCAGCCTTGCGACTCCGCAGAGCCTCGGCCTGCGCAAGGCGACCGCCTGA